One Pyxicephalus adspersus chromosome 3, UCB_Pads_2.0, whole genome shotgun sequence genomic window carries:
- the SMYD1 gene encoding histone-lysine N-methyltransferase SMYD1 isoform X2, with product MENVEVFNPENKGRGLKATKEFWAGDVIFAETSYAAVVFDNLTHSVCHTCFKRQEKLQRCGQCKFAHYCDRTCQKESWVNHKHECAAIKKLGKAPNENIRLAARILWRVEREGGGLTEGCLVAVDDLQSHLDNFDQEEKNGLMEDVQSFLDYWQGKQYGMQYISHIFGVISCNGFTLSDQRGLQAVGVGIFPNLCLVNHDCWPNCTVIFNNGKIELRSLGKINKGEELSVSYVDFLNLSEERRKQLKKQYYFDCTCEHCTKKTKDDLLLAVKDGETKPSESVVKEVIQFSQNTMEKINQARSEGAYHEVIKLCRECLKKQEPVLADTNIHMLRILSISSEVLSYLQMFEEAAENAKRMVDGYLKIYHPNNAQLGMSVMRAGVTHWHAGLIEVGHGMICKAYAILLITHGPTHPITKDLEVMRGQTEMELRMFQQNEFVYYKMREAALSSKPITVMQEPNNENQNTIFHKKQ from the exons CCTTACACACAGTGTGTGTCACACATGCTTCAAGAGGCAGGAGAAGCTCCAGCGCTGTGGACAGTGTAAATTTGCCCATTACTGTGACCGTACTTGTCAGAAAGAATCCTGGGTGAACCACAAACATGAATGTGCCGCCATTAAGAAACTTGGAAAAGCACCAAATGAAAACATCCG GCTTGCAGCTAGAATTTTGTGGCGGGTAGAGCGAGAAGGAGGAGGCCTGACTGAGGGATGCTTAGTCGCTGTAGATGATCTCCAAAGCCACCTCGATAATTTTGACCAAGAGGAGAAAAATGGACTTATGGAAGATGTTCAAAGCTTTCTTGATTATTGGCAGGGTAAACAGTATGGAATGCAATACATCTCTCACATCTTTGGAGTG ATAAGCTGCAATGGATTTACTTTAAGTGACCAAAGAGGTCTTCAAGCTGTTGGCGTTGGAATTTTTCCTAATCTCTGTCTAGTCAACCACGACTGCTGGCCCAACTGCACGGTTATATTCAACAATGGCAA AATTGAACTTCGCTCTCTCGGAAAGATCAACAAAGGAGAAGAACTCAGTGTATCCTATGTAGATTTCCTTAATCTAAgcgaagaaagaagaaaacagcTAAAGAAACAGTACTATTTTGACTGCACATGTGAGCACTGCACTAAGAAGACTAAAGATGACCTGTTGCTGGCTGTCAAAGATGGTGAAACTAAG ccttcAGAAAGTGTTGTTAAGGAGGTTATACAATTCTCACAGAATACCATGGAAAAGATCAATCAAGCCCGTTCTGAAGGGGCATATCATGAG GTGATTAAGCTTTGCCGGGAATGCCTGAAGAAGCAGGAACCAGTTCTGGCTGATACAAACATTCACATGCTGAGAATTCTGAGCATATCTTCCGAAGTCCTCTCTTACCTGCAGATGTTTGAGGAGGCTGCTGAGAACGCCAAGAGGATGGTAGATGGATACTT GAAAATATATCACCCAAACAATGCCCAGCTTGGAATGTCAGTAATGAGGGCAGGAGTCACACACTGGCATGCTGGACTCATTGAAGTTGGGCATGGAATGATCTGTAAAGCCTATGCCATTCTACTGATTACTCATGGACCCACGCACCCTATTACCAAAGATCTGGAG GTGATGAGGGGTCAGACCGAAATGGAACTCAGAATGTTTCAGCAGAATGAATTTGTGTACTACAAGATGAGAGAAGCAGCTCTATCCAGCAAACCCATCACTGTTATGCAAGAGCCCAACAACGAGAACCAGAACACCATATTccataaaaagcaataa
- the SMYD1 gene encoding histone-lysine N-methyltransferase SMYD1 isoform X1, with amino-acid sequence MENVEVFNPENKGRGLKATKEFWAGDVIFAETSYAAVVFDNLTHSVCHTCFKRQEKLQRCGQCKFAHYCDRTCQKESWVNHKHECAAIKKLGKAPNENIRLAARILWRVEREGGGLTEGCLVAVDDLQSHLDNFDQEEKNGLMEDVQSFLDYWQGKQYGMQYISHIFGVISCNGFTLSDQRGLQAVGVGIFPNLCLVNHDCWPNCTVIFNNGNHEAVKSMFHTQMRIELRSLGKINKGEELSVSYVDFLNLSEERRKQLKKQYYFDCTCEHCTKKTKDDLLLAVKDGETKPSESVVKEVIQFSQNTMEKINQARSEGAYHEVIKLCRECLKKQEPVLADTNIHMLRILSISSEVLSYLQMFEEAAENAKRMVDGYLKIYHPNNAQLGMSVMRAGVTHWHAGLIEVGHGMICKAYAILLITHGPTHPITKDLEVMRGQTEMELRMFQQNEFVYYKMREAALSSKPITVMQEPNNENQNTIFHKKQ; translated from the exons CCTTACACACAGTGTGTGTCACACATGCTTCAAGAGGCAGGAGAAGCTCCAGCGCTGTGGACAGTGTAAATTTGCCCATTACTGTGACCGTACTTGTCAGAAAGAATCCTGGGTGAACCACAAACATGAATGTGCCGCCATTAAGAAACTTGGAAAAGCACCAAATGAAAACATCCG GCTTGCAGCTAGAATTTTGTGGCGGGTAGAGCGAGAAGGAGGAGGCCTGACTGAGGGATGCTTAGTCGCTGTAGATGATCTCCAAAGCCACCTCGATAATTTTGACCAAGAGGAGAAAAATGGACTTATGGAAGATGTTCAAAGCTTTCTTGATTATTGGCAGGGTAAACAGTATGGAATGCAATACATCTCTCACATCTTTGGAGTG ATAAGCTGCAATGGATTTACTTTAAGTGACCAAAGAGGTCTTCAAGCTGTTGGCGTTGGAATTTTTCCTAATCTCTGTCTAGTCAACCACGACTGCTGGCCCAACTGCACGGTTATATTCAACAATGGCAA tcatGAGGCTGTAAAATCAATGTTTCATACACAGATGAG AATTGAACTTCGCTCTCTCGGAAAGATCAACAAAGGAGAAGAACTCAGTGTATCCTATGTAGATTTCCTTAATCTAAgcgaagaaagaagaaaacagcTAAAGAAACAGTACTATTTTGACTGCACATGTGAGCACTGCACTAAGAAGACTAAAGATGACCTGTTGCTGGCTGTCAAAGATGGTGAAACTAAG ccttcAGAAAGTGTTGTTAAGGAGGTTATACAATTCTCACAGAATACCATGGAAAAGATCAATCAAGCCCGTTCTGAAGGGGCATATCATGAG GTGATTAAGCTTTGCCGGGAATGCCTGAAGAAGCAGGAACCAGTTCTGGCTGATACAAACATTCACATGCTGAGAATTCTGAGCATATCTTCCGAAGTCCTCTCTTACCTGCAGATGTTTGAGGAGGCTGCTGAGAACGCCAAGAGGATGGTAGATGGATACTT GAAAATATATCACCCAAACAATGCCCAGCTTGGAATGTCAGTAATGAGGGCAGGAGTCACACACTGGCATGCTGGACTCATTGAAGTTGGGCATGGAATGATCTGTAAAGCCTATGCCATTCTACTGATTACTCATGGACCCACGCACCCTATTACCAAAGATCTGGAG GTGATGAGGGGTCAGACCGAAATGGAACTCAGAATGTTTCAGCAGAATGAATTTGTGTACTACAAGATGAGAGAAGCAGCTCTATCCAGCAAACCCATCACTGTTATGCAAGAGCCCAACAACGAGAACCAGAACACCATATTccataaaaagcaataa